From the Astatotilapia calliptera chromosome 6, fAstCal1.2, whole genome shotgun sequence genome, one window contains:
- the LOC113024568 gene encoding general transcription factor II-I repeat domain-containing protein 2, producing the protein MTRRVDTEDSIDVAAYNKLTGSERAEKVKQLQAALASQQRFFMRACEIHENSTKASYEVAMLIAKHGKPFTEGTFVKDCVMKIVENICPERKQEFLNVCLARNTVARRGEDISSDIDRQLRDRGVDFDYFSLACDESTDASDTAQLLIYLRGVDDKMNVTEELLDLKSLKGQTRGLASVCEAVDDVKLPWSKVSGIITDGAPAVAGERSGLSTLICNKVGKQAGNAVKLDCIIHQLALCAKYLKFDDVMKPVAKTVNCIRSKALCHRQFQQFLHDIQAEYGDVIYYNDVRWLSQGSALQRFFSLREEIRQFLDETGQPMEELSDPVWLANLAFLVDITKHVNALNVNLQGKDAVVSQLYAHIKAFGTKLQLFQRHLSLTEPSIEKDMLLFSSPFSVDPDDAPLQLQLELIELQCDDEQKTPAVFSC; encoded by the exons ATGACAAGGAGAgtggacacagaggacagtATAGATGTTGCAGCATATAACAAGCTAACAGGGAGTGAGCGCGCTGAAAAAGTGAAGCAACTCCAAGCTGCTCTGGCTTCGCAACAGCGATTTTTCATGCGGGCCTGTGAGATACATGAAAATAGCACGAAAGCCAGCTACGAAGTGGCTATGTTAATAGCGAAACATGGCAAACCTTTCACCGAAGGTACGTTTGTCAAAGACTGTGTCATGAAAATAGTGGAGAACATTTGCCCCGAGAGGAAGCAAGAATTTCTGAATGTTTGCTTGGCACGCAACACTGTGGCACGCAGAGGTGAGGATATATCGTCAGACATTGACAGACAGCTGCGGGACAGAGGAGTGGATTTTGATTATTTCTCATTAGCCTGCGATGAAAGCACCGATGCATCTGACACCGCGCAACTGCTGATTTATTTACGAGGAGTCGACGACAAGATGAATGTGacagaggagctgctggatCTCAAAAGCCTTAAGGGTCAAACCAGAGGATTGGCTTCTGTTTGTGAAGCTGTTGATGATGTGAAGCTACCATGGAGTAAAGTCTCTGGGATCATTACTGATGGTGCACCTGCCGTGGCTGGTGAGCGAAGCGGATTGTCCACACTGATCTGCAATAAAGTCGGCAAACAAGCAGGTAACGCTGTTAAACTTGACTGTATCATTCATCAGCTGGCTCTCTGTGCCAAATATCTCAAATTTGATGATGTTATGAAACCAGTAGCAAAGACAGTCAACTGTATTCGCTCTAAAGCTCTGTGCCACCGACAGTTTCAGCAGTTTCTTCACGACATCCAGGCTGAATATGGTGACGTCATTTATTACAATGATGTGAGGTGGCTAAGTCAGGGGTCTGCACTACAGCGATTTTTCTCTCTCAGAGAGGAAATTAGACAGTTTTTGGATGAGACGGGACAACCAATGGAAGAACTGTCTGATCCTGTATGGCTGGCAAATCTGGCTTTTTTGGTTGACATTACGAAACACGTGAATGCGCTGAATGTTAATCTTCAAGGAAAAGACGCAGTGGTGAGCCAGCTATACGCTCACATCAAGGCCTTTGGAACCAAACTGCAACTTTTCCAAAGACACTTGTCCCTAACAGAGCCCT CTATTGAAAAAGACATGCTGCTTTTCTCATCGCCCTTCTCCGTGGACCCCGATGATGCTCCTCTGCAGCTTCAGCTGGAGCTCATTGAGCTGCAGTGTGACGATGAGCAGAAAACACCGGCAGTGTTCTCTTGTTGA